In one window of Temnothorax longispinosus isolate EJ_2023e chromosome 9, Tlon_JGU_v1, whole genome shotgun sequence DNA:
- the Sw gene encoding cytoplasmic dynein 1 intermediate chain isoform X37 has product MMSDRKAELERKKAKLQAIREEKERRRREKEQKDVEEATVRAAGTDKDQRKEIDAMLSSLGVAPVSDVLSSLSSMSSLTPEQSATATPDASLQPSSITSAQSAGRRKTRELTIVSVAHTNIPPKEPVVYSKQTQTIQTTHTSHDAHAFDYYVLTFDDGQAEDEENSLPHMDGFQSKLPPGILPHGLPQVKEVQPAVTQVEQEKQKEKPKKEVRELSEEEKQMIILSEDFQRFLDRTSRIVERALGESVDIYTDYAGTMDGEDGMDEKSHQRLWLNRSFICERWSRNRCVTSMDWSPQFPELLAASYNNNDDTPNDPDGVCLIWNTKFKKTTPEFIFHCQSPVMSTTFARFHPNLILGGTYSGQIVLWDNRVQKRTPIQRTPLSATAHTHPVYCLNVVGTQNAHNLISISTDGKLCSWSLDMLSQPQEALELHTKQSKAIAATCLAFPHGDVNNFVMGSEDGTVYSACRHGSRAGLTETYEGHQGPVTGVSAHAVQGGIDFSHLFLTSSLDWTIKLWSLKENKPLYSFEHNGDYVYDVAWSPTHPALFASVDDSGRLDLWNLNQDTEVPTASVVVDGCPALNRVSWTPSGLHVTVGDDTGKIWVYDVAEHLAHPRIDEWNKFLYTQQDLKNNKADEELDKLNLSSGPSSLTSMTSISSVPLR; this is encoded by the exons ATGATGTCCGATCGTAAAGCCGAGCTAGAAAGGAAGAAGGCGAAGCTGCAAGCTATTagggaggagaaggagaggcGCAGGAGGGAGAAAGAACAGAAGGAT GTAGAAGAAGCTACCGTTCGTGCCGCTGGCACGGACAAGGATCAGCGCAAGGAGATAGATGCAATGTTGTCCTCTTTGGGCGTAGCGCCAGTGTcag ACGTGCTCTCTAGTTTGTCAAGTATGAGCTCGCTGACGCCTGAACAAAGTGCTACGGCCACACCGGACGCCAGCTTGCAGCCATCCAGTATAACGTCTGCTCAAAG TGCGGGACGAAGGAAGACGCGGGAGCTCACAATCGTCTCCGTGGCGCACACAAACATTCCACCAAAAGAACCGGTCGTTTACAGCAAGCAAACGCAAACCATTCAGACCACGCATACATCCCACGACG CTCATGCATTCGACTATTACG TTTTGACATTTGATGATGGCCAAGCCGAAGACGAAGAAAATAGCTTGCCGCACATGGACGGTTTCCAGAGTAAGCTCCCACCGGGAATCCTTCCTCACGGATTACCGCAAGTTAAGGAAGTCCAGCCTGCCGTTACACAGGTAGAGCAAGAGAAGCAGAAAGAGAAGCCCAAGAAAGAAG TACGGGAGCTTAGCGAAGAAGAGAAGCAAATGATTATCCTGTCGGAAGACTTCCAACGATTCCTCGATCGTACCAGCAGAATCGTGGAGAGAGCACTGGGCGAATCGGTCGATATCTACACCGATTATGCTGGCACTATGGACGGCGAAGACGGAAT GGACGAGAAGAGTCATCAACGGTTGTGGTTGAATCGCTCGTTCATTTGCGAGCGATGGTCCCGTAATCGTTGTGTAACCTCCATGGACTGGTCGCCGCAGTTCCCCGAGCTTTTAGCGGCTTCGTACAACAACAACGATGACACTCCGAACGATCCTGACGGCGTATGCCTAATCTGGAATACGAAATTCAAGAAAACCACGCCAGAGTTTATCTTTCACTGTCAATCGCCCGTTATGTCCACCACGTTCGCCAGATTCCATCCGAACTTGATCCTGGGCGGCACCTACTCCGGTCAAATTGTGCTTTGGGACAATCGAGTGCAAAAGAGGACTCCCATACAACGCACTCCCTTGTCAGCCACTGCGCACACT CACCCGGTATACTGCTTGAACGTCGTTGGAACGCAAAACGCGCACAATCTGATCAGCATTTCGACAGACGGCAAATTGTGCTCGTGGAGTTTGGACATGCTGTCACAACCGCAAGAAGCATTAGAATTGCACACGAAGCAATCGAAAGCGATTGCCGCCACGTGCTTGGCCTTCCCGCATGGCGACGTTAACAATTTCGTCATGGGAAGTGAGGACGGGACCGTTTACTCAG CCTGCCGACACGGTAGCCGCGCCGGGTTGACGGAAACGTACGAGGGTCATCAGGGGCCGGTCACTGGCGTTAGCGCACACGCGGTGCAGGGCGGGATAGACTTCTCTCATCTATTCCTGACATCTTCCCTAGACTGGACTATCAAACTCTGGAGCCTAAAAGAGAATAAGCCGCTCTACTCTTTCGAGCACAATGGCGACTACGTCTATGACGTCGCATGGTCTCCGACGCACCCGGCGCTGTTCGCCTCTGTCGATGATTCCGGCAGGCTGGATTTGTGGAATCTGAATCAGGATACGGAGGTACCCACCGCCAGCGTCGTCGTTGATGGGTGCCCTGCTCTGAACAGGGTATCGTGGACGCCAAGTGGATTGCATGTCACTGTCGGTGACGATACTGGGAAAATATGGGTCTACGATGTCGCCGAG cATCTAGCTCATCCAAGGATTGACGAATGGAACAAGTTCCTGTACACGCAACAGGACCTGAAAAACAATAAAGCGGATGAAGAACTGGATAAACTTAATCTTAGTTCCGGGCCGTCTTCGTTAACATCTATGACATCCATTTCGTCAGTGCCTCTGAGATAA
- the Sw gene encoding cytoplasmic dynein 1 intermediate chain isoform X31 gives MMSDRKAELERKKAKLQAIREEKERRRREKEQKDVEEATVRAAGTDKDQRKEIDAMLSSLGVAPVSDVLSSLSSMSSLTPEQSATATPDASLQPSSITSAQSAGRRKTRELTIVSVAHTNIPPKEPVVYSKQTQTIQTTHTSHDDEYNLNPGLEWEDEFTVLTFDDGQAEDEENSLPHMDGFQSKLPPGILPHGLPQVKEVQPAVTQVEQEKQKEKPKKEVRELSEEEKQMIILSEDFQRFLDRTSRIVERALGESVDIYTDYAGTMDGEDGMDEKSHQRLWLNRSFICERWSRNRCVTSMDWSPQFPELLAASYNNNDDTPNDPDGVCLIWNTKFKKTTPEFIFHCQSPVMSTTFARFHPNLILGGTYSGQIVLWDNRVQKRTPIQRTPLSATAHTHPVYCLNVVGTQNAHNLISISTDGKLCSWSLDMLSQPQEALELHTKQSKAIAATCLAFPHGDVNNFVMGSEDGTVYSACRHGSRAGLTETYEGHQGPVTGVSAHAVQGGIDFSHLFLTSSLDWTIKLWSLKENKPLYSFEHNGDYVYDVAWSPTHPALFASVDDSGRLDLWNLNQDTEVPTASVVVDGCPALNRVSWTPSGLHVTVGDDTGKIWVYDVAEHLAHPRIDEWNKFLYTQQDLKNNKADEELDKLNLSSGPSSLTSMTSISSVPLR, from the exons ATGATGTCCGATCGTAAAGCCGAGCTAGAAAGGAAGAAGGCGAAGCTGCAAGCTATTagggaggagaaggagaggcGCAGGAGGGAGAAAGAACAGAAGGAT GTAGAAGAAGCTACCGTTCGTGCCGCTGGCACGGACAAGGATCAGCGCAAGGAGATAGATGCAATGTTGTCCTCTTTGGGCGTAGCGCCAGTGTcag ACGTGCTCTCTAGTTTGTCAAGTATGAGCTCGCTGACGCCTGAACAAAGTGCTACGGCCACACCGGACGCCAGCTTGCAGCCATCCAGTATAACGTCTGCTCAAAG TGCGGGACGAAGGAAGACGCGGGAGCTCACAATCGTCTCCGTGGCGCACACAAACATTCCACCAAAAGAACCGGTCGTTTACAGCAAGCAAACGCAAACCATTCAGACCACGCATACATCCCACGACG ACGAGTACAATCTAAATCCTGGTTTAGAATGGGAGGACGAATTTACAG TTTTGACATTTGATGATGGCCAAGCCGAAGACGAAGAAAATAGCTTGCCGCACATGGACGGTTTCCAGAGTAAGCTCCCACCGGGAATCCTTCCTCACGGATTACCGCAAGTTAAGGAAGTCCAGCCTGCCGTTACACAGGTAGAGCAAGAGAAGCAGAAAGAGAAGCCCAAGAAAGAAG TACGGGAGCTTAGCGAAGAAGAGAAGCAAATGATTATCCTGTCGGAAGACTTCCAACGATTCCTCGATCGTACCAGCAGAATCGTGGAGAGAGCACTGGGCGAATCGGTCGATATCTACACCGATTATGCTGGCACTATGGACGGCGAAGACGGAAT GGACGAGAAGAGTCATCAACGGTTGTGGTTGAATCGCTCGTTCATTTGCGAGCGATGGTCCCGTAATCGTTGTGTAACCTCCATGGACTGGTCGCCGCAGTTCCCCGAGCTTTTAGCGGCTTCGTACAACAACAACGATGACACTCCGAACGATCCTGACGGCGTATGCCTAATCTGGAATACGAAATTCAAGAAAACCACGCCAGAGTTTATCTTTCACTGTCAATCGCCCGTTATGTCCACCACGTTCGCCAGATTCCATCCGAACTTGATCCTGGGCGGCACCTACTCCGGTCAAATTGTGCTTTGGGACAATCGAGTGCAAAAGAGGACTCCCATACAACGCACTCCCTTGTCAGCCACTGCGCACACT CACCCGGTATACTGCTTGAACGTCGTTGGAACGCAAAACGCGCACAATCTGATCAGCATTTCGACAGACGGCAAATTGTGCTCGTGGAGTTTGGACATGCTGTCACAACCGCAAGAAGCATTAGAATTGCACACGAAGCAATCGAAAGCGATTGCCGCCACGTGCTTGGCCTTCCCGCATGGCGACGTTAACAATTTCGTCATGGGAAGTGAGGACGGGACCGTTTACTCAG CCTGCCGACACGGTAGCCGCGCCGGGTTGACGGAAACGTACGAGGGTCATCAGGGGCCGGTCACTGGCGTTAGCGCACACGCGGTGCAGGGCGGGATAGACTTCTCTCATCTATTCCTGACATCTTCCCTAGACTGGACTATCAAACTCTGGAGCCTAAAAGAGAATAAGCCGCTCTACTCTTTCGAGCACAATGGCGACTACGTCTATGACGTCGCATGGTCTCCGACGCACCCGGCGCTGTTCGCCTCTGTCGATGATTCCGGCAGGCTGGATTTGTGGAATCTGAATCAGGATACGGAGGTACCCACCGCCAGCGTCGTCGTTGATGGGTGCCCTGCTCTGAACAGGGTATCGTGGACGCCAAGTGGATTGCATGTCACTGTCGGTGACGATACTGGGAAAATATGGGTCTACGATGTCGCCGAG cATCTAGCTCATCCAAGGATTGACGAATGGAACAAGTTCCTGTACACGCAACAGGACCTGAAAAACAATAAAGCGGATGAAGAACTGGATAAACTTAATCTTAGTTCCGGGCCGTCTTCGTTAACATCTATGACATCCATTTCGTCAGTGCCTCTGAGATAA
- the Sw gene encoding cytoplasmic dynein 1 intermediate chain isoform X19, whose protein sequence is MMSDRKAELERKKAKLQAIREEKERRRREKEQKDVEEATVRAAGTDKDQRKEIDAMLSSLGVAPVSDVLSSLSSMSSLTPEQSATATPDASLQPSSITSAQSSAGRRKTRELTIVSVAHTNIPPKEPVVYSKQTQTIQTTHTSHDGLSTSSSAYTIYSSCSTTTPTHSCSAGYFETDWWRPRKAEDEENSLPHMDGFQSKLPPGILPHGLPQVKEVQPAVTQVEQEKQKEKPKKEVRELSEEEKQMIILSEDFQRFLDRTSRIVERALGESVDIYTDYAGTMDGEDGMDEKSHQRLWLNRSFICERWSRNRCVTSMDWSPQFPELLAASYNNNDDTPNDPDGVCLIWNTKFKKTTPEFIFHCQSPVMSTTFARFHPNLILGGTYSGQIVLWDNRVQKRTPIQRTPLSATAHTHPVYCLNVVGTQNAHNLISISTDGKLCSWSLDMLSQPQEALELHTKQSKAIAATCLAFPHGDVNNFVMGSEDGTVYSACRHGSRAGLTETYEGHQGPVTGVSAHAVQGGIDFSHLFLTSSLDWTIKLWSLKENKPLYSFEHNGDYVYDVAWSPTHPALFASVDDSGRLDLWNLNQDTEVPTASVVVDGCPALNRVSWTPSGLHVTVGDDTGKIWVYDVAEHLAHPRIDEWNKFLYTQQDLKNNKADEELDKLNLSSGPSSLTSMTSISSVPLR, encoded by the exons ATGATGTCCGATCGTAAAGCCGAGCTAGAAAGGAAGAAGGCGAAGCTGCAAGCTATTagggaggagaaggagaggcGCAGGAGGGAGAAAGAACAGAAGGAT GTAGAAGAAGCTACCGTTCGTGCCGCTGGCACGGACAAGGATCAGCGCAAGGAGATAGATGCAATGTTGTCCTCTTTGGGCGTAGCGCCAGTGTcag ACGTGCTCTCTAGTTTGTCAAGTATGAGCTCGCTGACGCCTGAACAAAGTGCTACGGCCACACCGGACGCCAGCTTGCAGCCATCCAGTATAACGTCTGCTCAAAG CAGTGCGGGACGAAGGAAGACGCGGGAGCTCACAATCGTCTCCGTGGCGCACACAAACATTCCACCAAAAGAACCGGTCGTTTACAGCAAGCAAACGCAAACCATTCAGACCACGCATACATCCCACGACG GACTGTCCACATCGTCCTCTGCATACACCATCTACTCCTCCTGTTCAACAACAACACCAACTCACTCTTGCTCCGCAGGCTACTTTGAGACTGACTGGTGGCGTCCCAGGAAAG CCGAAGACGAAGAAAATAGCTTGCCGCACATGGACGGTTTCCAGAGTAAGCTCCCACCGGGAATCCTTCCTCACGGATTACCGCAAGTTAAGGAAGTCCAGCCTGCCGTTACACAGGTAGAGCAAGAGAAGCAGAAAGAGAAGCCCAAGAAAGAAG TACGGGAGCTTAGCGAAGAAGAGAAGCAAATGATTATCCTGTCGGAAGACTTCCAACGATTCCTCGATCGTACCAGCAGAATCGTGGAGAGAGCACTGGGCGAATCGGTCGATATCTACACCGATTATGCTGGCACTATGGACGGCGAAGACGGAAT GGACGAGAAGAGTCATCAACGGTTGTGGTTGAATCGCTCGTTCATTTGCGAGCGATGGTCCCGTAATCGTTGTGTAACCTCCATGGACTGGTCGCCGCAGTTCCCCGAGCTTTTAGCGGCTTCGTACAACAACAACGATGACACTCCGAACGATCCTGACGGCGTATGCCTAATCTGGAATACGAAATTCAAGAAAACCACGCCAGAGTTTATCTTTCACTGTCAATCGCCCGTTATGTCCACCACGTTCGCCAGATTCCATCCGAACTTGATCCTGGGCGGCACCTACTCCGGTCAAATTGTGCTTTGGGACAATCGAGTGCAAAAGAGGACTCCCATACAACGCACTCCCTTGTCAGCCACTGCGCACACT CACCCGGTATACTGCTTGAACGTCGTTGGAACGCAAAACGCGCACAATCTGATCAGCATTTCGACAGACGGCAAATTGTGCTCGTGGAGTTTGGACATGCTGTCACAACCGCAAGAAGCATTAGAATTGCACACGAAGCAATCGAAAGCGATTGCCGCCACGTGCTTGGCCTTCCCGCATGGCGACGTTAACAATTTCGTCATGGGAAGTGAGGACGGGACCGTTTACTCAG CCTGCCGACACGGTAGCCGCGCCGGGTTGACGGAAACGTACGAGGGTCATCAGGGGCCGGTCACTGGCGTTAGCGCACACGCGGTGCAGGGCGGGATAGACTTCTCTCATCTATTCCTGACATCTTCCCTAGACTGGACTATCAAACTCTGGAGCCTAAAAGAGAATAAGCCGCTCTACTCTTTCGAGCACAATGGCGACTACGTCTATGACGTCGCATGGTCTCCGACGCACCCGGCGCTGTTCGCCTCTGTCGATGATTCCGGCAGGCTGGATTTGTGGAATCTGAATCAGGATACGGAGGTACCCACCGCCAGCGTCGTCGTTGATGGGTGCCCTGCTCTGAACAGGGTATCGTGGACGCCAAGTGGATTGCATGTCACTGTCGGTGACGATACTGGGAAAATATGGGTCTACGATGTCGCCGAG cATCTAGCTCATCCAAGGATTGACGAATGGAACAAGTTCCTGTACACGCAACAGGACCTGAAAAACAATAAAGCGGATGAAGAACTGGATAAACTTAATCTTAGTTCCGGGCCGTCTTCGTTAACATCTATGACATCCATTTCGTCAGTGCCTCTGAGATAA
- the Sw gene encoding cytoplasmic dynein 1 intermediate chain isoform X16, with protein MMSDRKAELERKKAKLQAIREEKERRRREKEQKDVEEATVRAAGTDKDQRKEIDAMLSSLGVAPVSDVLSSLSSMSSLTPEQSATATPDASLQPSSITSAQSSAGRRKTRELTIVSVAHTNIPPKEPVVYSKQTQTIQTTHTSHDGYFETDWWRPRKGGSAPNYLSHAFDYYDEYNLNPGLEWEDEFTAEDEENSLPHMDGFQSKLPPGILPHGLPQVKEVQPAVTQVEQEKQKEKPKKEVRELSEEEKQMIILSEDFQRFLDRTSRIVERALGESVDIYTDYAGTMDGEDGMDEKSHQRLWLNRSFICERWSRNRCVTSMDWSPQFPELLAASYNNNDDTPNDPDGVCLIWNTKFKKTTPEFIFHCQSPVMSTTFARFHPNLILGGTYSGQIVLWDNRVQKRTPIQRTPLSATAHTHPVYCLNVVGTQNAHNLISISTDGKLCSWSLDMLSQPQEALELHTKQSKAIAATCLAFPHGDVNNFVMGSEDGTVYSACRHGSRAGLTETYEGHQGPVTGVSAHAVQGGIDFSHLFLTSSLDWTIKLWSLKENKPLYSFEHNGDYVYDVAWSPTHPALFASVDDSGRLDLWNLNQDTEVPTASVVVDGCPALNRVSWTPSGLHVTVGDDTGKIWVYDVAEHLAHPRIDEWNKFLYTQQDLKNNKADEELDKLNLSSGPSSLTSMTSISSVPLR; from the exons ATGATGTCCGATCGTAAAGCCGAGCTAGAAAGGAAGAAGGCGAAGCTGCAAGCTATTagggaggagaaggagaggcGCAGGAGGGAGAAAGAACAGAAGGAT GTAGAAGAAGCTACCGTTCGTGCCGCTGGCACGGACAAGGATCAGCGCAAGGAGATAGATGCAATGTTGTCCTCTTTGGGCGTAGCGCCAGTGTcag ACGTGCTCTCTAGTTTGTCAAGTATGAGCTCGCTGACGCCTGAACAAAGTGCTACGGCCACACCGGACGCCAGCTTGCAGCCATCCAGTATAACGTCTGCTCAAAG CAGTGCGGGACGAAGGAAGACGCGGGAGCTCACAATCGTCTCCGTGGCGCACACAAACATTCCACCAAAAGAACCGGTCGTTTACAGCAAGCAAACGCAAACCATTCAGACCACGCATACATCCCACGACG GCTACTTTGAGACTGACTGGTGGCGTCCCAGGAAAGGTGGGTCTGCACCAAACTACCTAT CTCATGCATTCGACTATTACG ACGAGTACAATCTAAATCCTGGTTTAGAATGGGAGGACGAATTTACAG CCGAAGACGAAGAAAATAGCTTGCCGCACATGGACGGTTTCCAGAGTAAGCTCCCACCGGGAATCCTTCCTCACGGATTACCGCAAGTTAAGGAAGTCCAGCCTGCCGTTACACAGGTAGAGCAAGAGAAGCAGAAAGAGAAGCCCAAGAAAGAAG TACGGGAGCTTAGCGAAGAAGAGAAGCAAATGATTATCCTGTCGGAAGACTTCCAACGATTCCTCGATCGTACCAGCAGAATCGTGGAGAGAGCACTGGGCGAATCGGTCGATATCTACACCGATTATGCTGGCACTATGGACGGCGAAGACGGAAT GGACGAGAAGAGTCATCAACGGTTGTGGTTGAATCGCTCGTTCATTTGCGAGCGATGGTCCCGTAATCGTTGTGTAACCTCCATGGACTGGTCGCCGCAGTTCCCCGAGCTTTTAGCGGCTTCGTACAACAACAACGATGACACTCCGAACGATCCTGACGGCGTATGCCTAATCTGGAATACGAAATTCAAGAAAACCACGCCAGAGTTTATCTTTCACTGTCAATCGCCCGTTATGTCCACCACGTTCGCCAGATTCCATCCGAACTTGATCCTGGGCGGCACCTACTCCGGTCAAATTGTGCTTTGGGACAATCGAGTGCAAAAGAGGACTCCCATACAACGCACTCCCTTGTCAGCCACTGCGCACACT CACCCGGTATACTGCTTGAACGTCGTTGGAACGCAAAACGCGCACAATCTGATCAGCATTTCGACAGACGGCAAATTGTGCTCGTGGAGTTTGGACATGCTGTCACAACCGCAAGAAGCATTAGAATTGCACACGAAGCAATCGAAAGCGATTGCCGCCACGTGCTTGGCCTTCCCGCATGGCGACGTTAACAATTTCGTCATGGGAAGTGAGGACGGGACCGTTTACTCAG CCTGCCGACACGGTAGCCGCGCCGGGTTGACGGAAACGTACGAGGGTCATCAGGGGCCGGTCACTGGCGTTAGCGCACACGCGGTGCAGGGCGGGATAGACTTCTCTCATCTATTCCTGACATCTTCCCTAGACTGGACTATCAAACTCTGGAGCCTAAAAGAGAATAAGCCGCTCTACTCTTTCGAGCACAATGGCGACTACGTCTATGACGTCGCATGGTCTCCGACGCACCCGGCGCTGTTCGCCTCTGTCGATGATTCCGGCAGGCTGGATTTGTGGAATCTGAATCAGGATACGGAGGTACCCACCGCCAGCGTCGTCGTTGATGGGTGCCCTGCTCTGAACAGGGTATCGTGGACGCCAAGTGGATTGCATGTCACTGTCGGTGACGATACTGGGAAAATATGGGTCTACGATGTCGCCGAG cATCTAGCTCATCCAAGGATTGACGAATGGAACAAGTTCCTGTACACGCAACAGGACCTGAAAAACAATAAAGCGGATGAAGAACTGGATAAACTTAATCTTAGTTCCGGGCCGTCTTCGTTAACATCTATGACATCCATTTCGTCAGTGCCTCTGAGATAA
- the Sw gene encoding cytoplasmic dynein 1 intermediate chain isoform X4: protein MMSDRKAELERKKAKLQAIREEKERRRREKEQKDVEEATVRAAGTDKDQRKEIDAMLSSLGVAPVSDVLSSLSSMSSLTPEQSATATPDASLQPSSITSAQSSAGRRKTRELTIVSVAHTNIPPKEPVVYSKQTQTIQTTHTSHDGLSTSSSAYTIYSSCSTTTPTHSCSAGYFETDWWRPRKGGSAPNYLSHAFDYYDEYNLNPGLEWEDEFTAEDEENSLPHMDGFQSKLPPGILPHGLPQVKEVQPAVTQVEQEKQKEKPKKEVRELSEEEKQMIILSEDFQRFLDRTSRIVERALGESVDIYTDYAGTMDGEDGMDEKSHQRLWLNRSFICERWSRNRCVTSMDWSPQFPELLAASYNNNDDTPNDPDGVCLIWNTKFKKTTPEFIFHCQSPVMSTTFARFHPNLILGGTYSGQIVLWDNRVQKRTPIQRTPLSATAHTHPVYCLNVVGTQNAHNLISISTDGKLCSWSLDMLSQPQEALELHTKQSKAIAATCLAFPHGDVNNFVMGSEDGTVYSACRHGSRAGLTETYEGHQGPVTGVSAHAVQGGIDFSHLFLTSSLDWTIKLWSLKENKPLYSFEHNGDYVYDVAWSPTHPALFASVDDSGRLDLWNLNQDTEVPTASVVVDGCPALNRVSWTPSGLHVTVGDDTGKIWVYDVAEHLAHPRIDEWNKFLYTQQDLKNNKADEELDKLNLSSGPSSLTSMTSISSVPLR, encoded by the exons ATGATGTCCGATCGTAAAGCCGAGCTAGAAAGGAAGAAGGCGAAGCTGCAAGCTATTagggaggagaaggagaggcGCAGGAGGGAGAAAGAACAGAAGGAT GTAGAAGAAGCTACCGTTCGTGCCGCTGGCACGGACAAGGATCAGCGCAAGGAGATAGATGCAATGTTGTCCTCTTTGGGCGTAGCGCCAGTGTcag ACGTGCTCTCTAGTTTGTCAAGTATGAGCTCGCTGACGCCTGAACAAAGTGCTACGGCCACACCGGACGCCAGCTTGCAGCCATCCAGTATAACGTCTGCTCAAAG CAGTGCGGGACGAAGGAAGACGCGGGAGCTCACAATCGTCTCCGTGGCGCACACAAACATTCCACCAAAAGAACCGGTCGTTTACAGCAAGCAAACGCAAACCATTCAGACCACGCATACATCCCACGACG GACTGTCCACATCGTCCTCTGCATACACCATCTACTCCTCCTGTTCAACAACAACACCAACTCACTCTTGCTCCGCAGGCTACTTTGAGACTGACTGGTGGCGTCCCAGGAAAGGTGGGTCTGCACCAAACTACCTAT CTCATGCATTCGACTATTACG ACGAGTACAATCTAAATCCTGGTTTAGAATGGGAGGACGAATTTACAG CCGAAGACGAAGAAAATAGCTTGCCGCACATGGACGGTTTCCAGAGTAAGCTCCCACCGGGAATCCTTCCTCACGGATTACCGCAAGTTAAGGAAGTCCAGCCTGCCGTTACACAGGTAGAGCAAGAGAAGCAGAAAGAGAAGCCCAAGAAAGAAG TACGGGAGCTTAGCGAAGAAGAGAAGCAAATGATTATCCTGTCGGAAGACTTCCAACGATTCCTCGATCGTACCAGCAGAATCGTGGAGAGAGCACTGGGCGAATCGGTCGATATCTACACCGATTATGCTGGCACTATGGACGGCGAAGACGGAAT GGACGAGAAGAGTCATCAACGGTTGTGGTTGAATCGCTCGTTCATTTGCGAGCGATGGTCCCGTAATCGTTGTGTAACCTCCATGGACTGGTCGCCGCAGTTCCCCGAGCTTTTAGCGGCTTCGTACAACAACAACGATGACACTCCGAACGATCCTGACGGCGTATGCCTAATCTGGAATACGAAATTCAAGAAAACCACGCCAGAGTTTATCTTTCACTGTCAATCGCCCGTTATGTCCACCACGTTCGCCAGATTCCATCCGAACTTGATCCTGGGCGGCACCTACTCCGGTCAAATTGTGCTTTGGGACAATCGAGTGCAAAAGAGGACTCCCATACAACGCACTCCCTTGTCAGCCACTGCGCACACT CACCCGGTATACTGCTTGAACGTCGTTGGAACGCAAAACGCGCACAATCTGATCAGCATTTCGACAGACGGCAAATTGTGCTCGTGGAGTTTGGACATGCTGTCACAACCGCAAGAAGCATTAGAATTGCACACGAAGCAATCGAAAGCGATTGCCGCCACGTGCTTGGCCTTCCCGCATGGCGACGTTAACAATTTCGTCATGGGAAGTGAGGACGGGACCGTTTACTCAG CCTGCCGACACGGTAGCCGCGCCGGGTTGACGGAAACGTACGAGGGTCATCAGGGGCCGGTCACTGGCGTTAGCGCACACGCGGTGCAGGGCGGGATAGACTTCTCTCATCTATTCCTGACATCTTCCCTAGACTGGACTATCAAACTCTGGAGCCTAAAAGAGAATAAGCCGCTCTACTCTTTCGAGCACAATGGCGACTACGTCTATGACGTCGCATGGTCTCCGACGCACCCGGCGCTGTTCGCCTCTGTCGATGATTCCGGCAGGCTGGATTTGTGGAATCTGAATCAGGATACGGAGGTACCCACCGCCAGCGTCGTCGTTGATGGGTGCCCTGCTCTGAACAGGGTATCGTGGACGCCAAGTGGATTGCATGTCACTGTCGGTGACGATACTGGGAAAATATGGGTCTACGATGTCGCCGAG cATCTAGCTCATCCAAGGATTGACGAATGGAACAAGTTCCTGTACACGCAACAGGACCTGAAAAACAATAAAGCGGATGAAGAACTGGATAAACTTAATCTTAGTTCCGGGCCGTCTTCGTTAACATCTATGACATCCATTTCGTCAGTGCCTCTGAGATAA